Proteins encoded within one genomic window of Episyrphus balteatus chromosome 1, idEpiBalt1.1, whole genome shotgun sequence:
- the LOC129906849 gene encoding uncharacterized protein LOC129906849, protein LNFLKQKTNNYFFLQKIFCLLFLYTKAEVQPEYEEPPEGYYAFVESPNSVPPKVRPPPYTHVNIDCTDAPNKKSSVTVNNICGDLNKGEIPRNPLQQNVLGEPYPFELIRNQTLRFLSKTLPVLKADDTLPKVTQIIRDDPVETVENNIDRQYNAHVRNRRSSEIPAFTYPDVEVNEEDQPTHQERQSRKFCDGGGVFCTLYRAIQGDSGATQPTVAERREENGPIRYEGPPTPCPAKVEYATPVFAKNYQGSWRYVVQIPYEGYFTQTVEVTRCIQSRCHYLDGGCLSSPRWVSLLVAEIFYPSADDSTSTTTAAPSVQDFQAYQQYLQKRAGVASASDGTTTANDPSQHCDGQDEIGCFQVRLYYDWFLIPGSCKCWRPDYFAKYVRRKSVTDL, encoded by the exons ttaaattttcttaaacaaaaaactaacaACTATTTCTTTTTACAGAAAATATTTTGCCTGCTGTTTCTTTacacaaaagctgaagtccaaCCTGAATATGAGGAACCACCAGAGGG TTACTATGCTTTTGTGGAATCGCCAAACTCTGTTCCACCCAAAGTTCGTCCACCACCATATACACATGTTAACATTGATTGTACAGATGCCCCCAACAAGAAGTCTTCAGTTACCGTAAATAATATTTGTGGTGATCTTAATAAGGGTGAGATTCCAAGGAATCCATTGCAGCAAAATGTGCTCGGTGAACCTTATCCATT TGAACTTATTCGCAATCAGACCCTCCGATTTTTATCAAAGACACTACCCGTATTGAAAGCCGATGACACTTTACCGAAAGTAACTCAAATTATTCGGGACGATCCGGTTGAAACAGTAGAAAATAACATTGATAGACAATACAATGCACATGTGCGCAATCGTAGAAGTTCTGAAATCCCAGCTTTCACCTATCCCGATGTCGAAGTTAATGAGGAAGATCAACCTACTCACCAAGAACGGCAATCGAGAAAATTCTGTGATGGAGGTGGAGT CTTTTGCACTCTTTATCGTGCTATTCAAGGTGATTCTGGAGCAACTCAACCTACAGTGGCTGAACGTCGTGAAGAAAACGGTCCCATTCGATATGAAGGACCACCTACACCATGCCCAGCTAAAGTCGAATATGCCACACCTGTGTTTGCCAAAAACTATCAAGGCTCATGGCGATATGTGGTGCAAATTCCCTACGAAGGCTACTTTACCCAGACAGTTGAGGTGACCCGTTGTATTCAATCCCGCTGTCATTATCTAGATGGAGGCTGTCTTTCATCCCCACGTTGGGTTAGCCTTTTAGTTGCTGAGATCTTCTATCCTAGTGCTGACGATTCTACATCCACAACTACAGCAGCACCATCAGTTCAAGACTTCCAGGCCTATCAGCAATATCTACAAAAACGAGCTGGTGTAGCGTCAGCATCGGATGGAACAACTACAGCAAATGATCCCAGTCAGCATTGTGATGGCCAAGACGAGATTGGTTGCTTCCAAGTTCGACTGTATTATGATTGGTTCTTGATACCAGGTTCATGCAAATGCTGGCGTCCAGATTATTTTGCCAAATATGTTAGAAGAAAGTCAGTCACCgatttgtaa